Genomic DNA from Thermus caldifontis:
CTCATCCGCAGCTATGTCCTGCTGCAAATGGCTGGGGTGGAGCTTTAAGGTAGCAAACGAAGGGATTTTAGGTTTGGAGGTGGGAGGATGTTAAAAGGTTTTCGGGACTTTATCATGCGGGGCAACGTGGTGGACCTAGCGGTGGCCGTGGTCATCGGCGGCGCCTTTGGCCAGGTGGTGAACTCCTTGGTGGCGGATGTCCTTACCCCCTTGATCGGGGCCTTGGGAGGAGCCCCGGATTTTTCCGCCATCAAGCTGGGGCCTATCGCTCTTGGGAAGTTCATCAACACGGTGGTGAACTTCCTGGTGGTGGGGGCGGCCATCTACTTCTTGATCGTGGTGCCCATGCAGGAGATTGAGAAGCGGCGCAAGAAGGCGGAGGAGGCGGCCCCGCCCCCGCCTCCCGAGCCCCCCGAGGAGGTTAAGCTTCTTCGGGAGATCCTGACCGAGTTGAAGCGGAAGGCCTAAGCCGGTTCCAGAGGAAGAGCGCCAGGTACCCCAGGCCGATCTCGGGCCTGGGGTTTGCCGTTACGGTGAGGGCAAAGGCGTGAAAGAGGAGGCTTTCTACGGCGTGGCGGGGGGATCGTAGAAAAAGGGCTTTTAGGGCAGGGCCTTGCCGCCAGGCCAGGAGCCCCAAGTAGGGCAGGTAGGGCCAAGGCCCGGTGGGGTATCCCAGGGCGGAAAGGCCCAAGGCGCCAAAGGCCAGGCCCCGCAGGAGGGGTAAAGGGTCTTTGGCCAGGGAATGGAGGGTATCCCATGGGAGGGTTTCCTCCCCTGGCCAGGGCGTCCTCAAGAGCAGCAACCTTTTTCCCTCGTGGCCTCCCAGGTAGGTGAGGGGATCAGGGGCTACGCCAAGGGGGAGGAGTTGGCCTGGGTGCTCCAGGAGGGCTTGGTACAGGAAAGGGTCTAGGGGCGTGCCGTCCACCAAGAACCAGGTGTGGGGCTTTCCGGAAAGGAGAAAGCCTAGGGCCCGCTCTACCTTGTGTCCCCTGTGGGCCAGGATACCCGGCCAGGCCTCTGGGGGTTCCCCGAGAAGCACCTTGCGCCAGGGAGGGGCGGGGTTCAGGGGATGGGTGTCCAGGTGGAAGCGGACCTCCACCGCCTCTTCCGCCTCGAGGGGAAACCGGGCCAGGAGGTTGCCCCGGTCCTCGTACATGGCTTCGGCTCGCCGGGATAGGAGGAGATCCCCGACCTTTTGCCCGGGGAGGTCCTGGGGCAGGGGAAGGAGGTACGTGTCGGAAGCAGGAGCCCGGAAGCGCAGGCGGAAATACGCCATACCCTGAGGGCCCATGGTACCACGTGGGGCTTGACGAGGGCGGACCGGGGTTTTAACATGACCATATGTTATTTTGCGCATATACACAAGGGGAGGGATATGCCAAGCGCCCTGCACCGCTATAAGGCTGCCTTCTTCAAGGCCTTGGCCCATCCCTTGCGCCTGGCCATCCTGGACGCTCTAAGGGAAGGGGAGAAGAGCGTTTCCGCCCTCCAGCGGGAGCTTGGGGCGGAGCAGTCCGTGCTCTCTCGGCAGCTTTCCCTGCTCCGGGAGCGGGGTTTGGTGGAGGCTAGGCGGGAGGGGCAGATGGTCTACTACCGCACCCGGGATCCGGAGGTCTACGCCTTTTTGGACCTGGGACGGCGGATCTTCGAACGCCACCTCGAGGCGGAGAGGGAGCGTCTGGACGCCCTTAGGGAGGAGGAATGAGCCCTCTTTGGACCTTCTTGCCCCTGGGCTTGGCCGTGGTGTCCGCTGGGACCCCCTGGGGTTTCCGGGGGCTTTCCCTCTCCCTGGGTTTGGCGGGCCTTGCGTGGGTGGCGCT
This window encodes:
- the mscL gene encoding large conductance mechanosensitive channel protein MscL — translated: MLKGFRDFIMRGNVVDLAVAVVIGGAFGQVVNSLVADVLTPLIGALGGAPDFSAIKLGPIALGKFINTVVNFLVVGAAIYFLIVVPMQEIEKRRKKAEEAAPPPPPEPPEEVKLLREILTELKRKA
- a CDS encoding ArsR/SmtB family transcription factor, with the protein product MPSALHRYKAAFFKALAHPLRLAILDALREGEKSVSALQRELGAEQSVLSRQLSLLRERGLVEARREGQMVYYRTRDPEVYAFLDLGRRIFERHLEAERERLDALREEE